Proteins from one Streptomyces genisteinicus genomic window:
- the rpsG gene encoding 30S ribosomal protein S7, with protein MPRKGPAPKRPVIIDPVYGSPLVTSLINKILLNGKRSTAERIVYGAMEGLREKTGADPVITLKRALENVKPSLEVKSRRVGGATYQVPIEVKPGRASTLALRWVVGYSRARREKTMTERLMNELLDASNGLGASVKKREDTHKMAESNKAFAHYRW; from the coding sequence ATGCCTCGTAAGGGCCCCGCCCCGAAGCGCCCGGTCATCATCGACCCGGTCTACGGTTCTCCTCTGGTGACCTCGCTCATCAACAAGATCCTGCTGAACGGCAAGCGTTCCACCGCCGAGCGGATCGTCTACGGCGCCATGGAGGGTCTTCGCGAGAAGACCGGCGCCGACCCGGTCATCACGCTGAAGCGCGCTCTCGAGAACGTCAAGCCGTCCCTCGAGGTCAAGTCCCGCCGTGTCGGTGGCGCCACCTACCAGGTGCCGATCGAGGTCAAGCCGGGCCGCGCCTCCACCCTCGCGCTGCGCTGGGTCGTGGGTTACTCCCGCGCCCGCCGCGAGAAGACCATGACCGAGCGCCTCATGAACGAACTGCTCGACGCCTCCAACGGCCTCGGCGCTTCGGTCAAGAAGCGTGAGGACACGCACAAGATGGCCGAGTCCAACAAGGCCTTCGCGCACTACCGCTGGTAG
- the tuf gene encoding elongation factor Tu, whose translation MAKAKFERTKPHVNIGTIGHIDHGKTTLTAAITKVLHDAYPDLNEASAFDQIDKAPEERQRGITISIAHVEYQTESRHYAHVDCPGHADYIKNMITGAAQMDGAILVVAATDGPMPQTKEHVLLARQVGVPYIVVALNKADMVDDEEILELVELEVRELLSEYEFPGDDLPVVKVSALKALEGDKEWGQSVLNLMAAVDEAIPQPERDVDKPFLMPIEDVFTITGRGTVVTGRIERGVLKVNETVDIVGIKTEKTTTTVTGIEMFRKLLDEGQAGENVGLLLRGIKREDVERGQVIIKPGSVTPHTEFEAQAYILSKDEGGRHTPFFNNYRPQFYFRTTDVTGVVTLPEGTEMVMPGDNTQMTVELIQPVAMEEGLKFAIREGGRTVGAGQVTKINK comes from the coding sequence GTGGCGAAGGCGAAGTTCGAGCGGACTAAGCCGCACGTCAACATCGGCACCATCGGTCACATCGACCACGGTAAGACGACCCTCACGGCCGCCATTACCAAGGTGCTGCACGACGCGTACCCGGACCTGAACGAGGCCTCGGCCTTCGACCAGATCGACAAGGCTCCCGAGGAGCGCCAGCGCGGTATCACCATCTCCATCGCGCACGTCGAGTACCAGACCGAGTCGCGTCACTACGCCCACGTCGACTGCCCCGGTCACGCGGACTACATCAAGAACATGATCACCGGTGCCGCGCAGATGGACGGCGCCATCCTCGTGGTCGCCGCCACCGACGGCCCGATGCCGCAGACCAAGGAGCACGTGCTCCTGGCCCGCCAGGTCGGCGTTCCGTACATCGTCGTCGCCCTGAACAAGGCCGACATGGTGGACGACGAGGAGATCCTGGAGCTCGTCGAGCTCGAGGTGCGTGAGCTCCTCTCCGAGTACGAGTTCCCGGGCGACGACCTGCCGGTCGTCAAGGTCTCGGCGCTCAAGGCGCTCGAGGGCGACAAGGAGTGGGGCCAGTCGGTCCTGAACCTGATGGCCGCCGTCGACGAGGCGATCCCGCAGCCCGAGCGTGACGTCGACAAGCCGTTCCTGATGCCGATCGAGGACGTCTTCACGATCACCGGTCGTGGCACCGTCGTCACCGGTCGTATCGAGCGTGGCGTCCTCAAGGTCAACGAGACCGTCGACATCGTCGGCATCAAGACCGAGAAGACCACCACCACGGTCACCGGCATCGAGATGTTCCGCAAGCTGCTCGACGAGGGCCAGGCCGGTGAGAACGTCGGTCTGCTCCTCCGTGGCATCAAGCGCGAGGACGTCGAGCGCGGCCAGGTCATCATCAAGCCCGGTTCGGTCACGCCGCACACCGAGTTCGAGGCCCAGGCCTACATCCTGTCGAAGGACGAGGGTGGCCGTCACACCCCGTTCTTCAACAACTACCGCCCGCAGTTCTACTTCCGTACCACGGACGTGACCGGCGTCGTGACCCTCCCCGAGGGCACCGAGATGGTCATGCCGGGTGACAACACCCAGATGACCGTCGAGCTGATCCAGCCCGTCGCCATGGAAGAGGGCCTGAAGTTCGCCATCCGTGAGGGTGGCCGGACCGTGGGCGCCGGCCAGGTCACCAAGATCAACAAGTAA
- the fusA gene encoding elongation factor G translates to MATTSLDLAKVRNIGIMAHIDAGKTTTTERILFYTGVSYKIGEVHDGAATMDWMEQEQERGITITSAATTCHWPLEDVDHTINIIDTPGHVDFTVEVERSLRVLDGAVTVFDGVAGVEPQSETVWRQADRYGVPRICFVNKLDRTGAEFHRCVDMIVNRLGATPIVMQLPIGAEADFKGVVDLVRMKALVWSAEATKGEMYDVVDIPATHAEAAEEWRGKLVETVAENDEEIMELFLEGEEPTEEQLYAAIRRITIASGKGGDTTVTPVFCGTAFKNKGVQPLLDAVVRYLPSPLDVEAIEGHGVKDPEEVVSRKPSESEPLSALAFKIASDPHLGKLTFIRVYSGRLEAGTSVLNSVKGKKERIGKIYRMHANKREEIDAVGAGDIVAVMGLKQTTTGETLCDEKNPVILESMDFPAPVIQVAIEPKSKGDQEKLGVAIQRLAEEDPSFQVHSDEETGQTIIGGMGELHLDVLVDRMRREFKVEANVGKPQVAYRETIRKAVERHDYTHKKQTGGTGQFAKVQIAIEPIEGGDASYEFVNKVTGGRIPKEYIPSVDAGAQEAMQFGILAGYEMTGVRVILLDGGYHEVDSSELAFKIAGSQAFKEAARKASPVLLEPMMSVEVTTPEDYMGEVIGDINSRRGQIQAMEERSGARVVKGLVPLSEMFGYVGDLRSKTSGRASYSMQFDSYAEVPRNVAEEIIAKAKGE, encoded by the coding sequence ATGGCCACCACTTCGCTTGACCTGGCCAAGGTCCGCAACATCGGGATCATGGCCCACATCGACGCGGGCAAGACGACGACCACCGAGCGCATCCTGTTCTACACCGGTGTGAGCTACAAGATCGGTGAGGTCCACGACGGCGCTGCCACGATGGACTGGATGGAGCAGGAGCAGGAGCGCGGCATTACCATCACGTCCGCCGCGACGACCTGTCACTGGCCGCTCGAGGACGTCGACCACACCATCAACATCATCGACACCCCCGGTCACGTGGACTTCACCGTCGAGGTGGAGCGTTCGCTCCGCGTCCTCGACGGCGCCGTGACCGTGTTCGACGGTGTGGCCGGTGTGGAGCCGCAGTCCGAGACGGTGTGGCGCCAGGCCGACCGCTACGGCGTGCCGCGCATCTGCTTCGTCAACAAGCTCGACCGCACGGGCGCCGAGTTCCACCGCTGTGTCGACATGATCGTGAACCGCCTCGGCGCGACCCCGATCGTCATGCAGCTCCCCATCGGTGCCGAGGCCGACTTCAAGGGCGTGGTCGACCTCGTCCGCATGAAGGCTCTGGTCTGGTCCGCCGAGGCCACCAAGGGCGAGATGTACGACGTCGTCGACATCCCGGCCACGCACGCCGAGGCCGCCGAGGAGTGGCGCGGCAAGCTGGTCGAGACCGTCGCGGAGAACGACGAAGAGATCATGGAGCTGTTCCTGGAGGGCGAGGAGCCCACCGAGGAGCAGCTGTACGCCGCGATCCGTCGTATCACCATCGCGTCCGGCAAGGGCGGCGACACCACCGTCACCCCCGTGTTCTGCGGCACCGCGTTCAAGAACAAGGGCGTCCAGCCCCTGCTCGACGCCGTCGTGCGCTACCTCCCCTCCCCCCTGGACGTCGAGGCCATCGAGGGCCACGGCGTCAAGGACCCGGAGGAGGTCGTGTCCCGCAAGCCGTCCGAGTCCGAGCCGCTGTCGGCCCTCGCGTTCAAGATCGCGAGCGACCCGCACCTCGGCAAGCTCACCTTCATCCGGGTCTACTCGGGTCGCCTGGAGGCCGGCACCTCGGTGCTGAACTCCGTCAAGGGCAAGAAGGAGCGCATCGGCAAGATCTACCGGATGCACGCGAACAAGCGTGAGGAGATCGACGCCGTGGGCGCCGGCGACATCGTCGCCGTCATGGGCCTGAAGCAGACCACCACCGGTGAGACGCTGTGCGACGAGAAGAACCCGGTGATCCTGGAGTCCATGGACTTCCCGGCGCCGGTCATCCAGGTCGCGATCGAGCCCAAGTCCAAGGGTGACCAGGAGAAGCTGGGTGTCGCCATCCAGCGTCTCGCGGAGGAGGACCCCTCCTTCCAGGTCCACTCGGACGAGGAGACCGGCCAGACCATCATCGGTGGTATGGGCGAGCTCCACCTCGACGTCCTCGTCGACCGCATGCGTCGCGAGTTCAAGGTCGAGGCCAACGTCGGCAAGCCGCAGGTCGCGTATCGCGAGACGATCCGCAAGGCCGTCGAGCGCCACGACTACACGCACAAGAAGCAGACCGGTGGTACCGGTCAGTTCGCCAAGGTGCAGATCGCGATCGAGCCGATCGAGGGCGGCGACGCCTCGTACGAGTTCGTGAACAAGGTCACCGGTGGCCGCATCCCCAAGGAGTACATCCCCTCGGTGGACGCGGGTGCGCAGGAGGCCATGCAGTTCGGCATCCTGGCGGGCTACGAGATGACGGGCGTCCGCGTCATTCTTCTCGACGGTGGCTACCACGAGGTCGACTCCTCCGAGCTCGCCTTCAAGATCGCCGGTTCGCAGGCCTTCAAGGAGGCCGCGCGCAAGGCTTCGCCCGTGCTTCTCGAGCCGATGATGTCCGTCGAGGTCACCACGCCCGAGGACTACATGGGTGAGGTCATCGGCGACATCAACTCCCGCCGTGGCCAGATCCAGGCCATGGAGGAGCGCAGCGGCGCTCGCGTCGTGAAGGGCCTCGTGCCCCTCTCGGAGATGTTCGGCTACGTCGGAGACCTCCGCAGCAAGACCTCGGGTCGCGCAAGCTACTCGATGCAGTTCGACTCCTACGCCGAGGTTCCCCGGAACGTCGCCGAGGAGATCATCGCGAAGGCCAAGGGCGAGTAA
- a CDS encoding DNA-directed RNA polymerase subunit beta', giving the protein MLDVNFFDELRIGLATADDIRTWSHGEVKKPETINYRTLKPEKDGLFCEKIFGPTRDWECYCGKYKRVRFKGIICERCGVEVTRAKVRRERMGHIELAAPVTHIWYFKGVPSRLGYLLDLAPKDLEKVIYFAAYMITFVDDERRTRDLPSLEAHVSVERQQIENRRDADLEARAKKLETDLAELEAEGAKADVRRKVREGAEREMKQLRDRAQREIDRLDEVWNRFKNLKVQDLEGDELLYRELRDRFGTYFDGSMGAAALQKRLESFDLDEEAERLREIIRTGKGQKKTRALKRLKVVSAFLQTSNSPKGMVLDCVPVIPPDLRPMVQLDGGRFATSDLNDLYRRVINRNNRLKRLLDLGAPEIIVNNEKRMLQEAVDALFDNGRRGRPVTGPGNRPLKSLSDMLKGKQGRFRQNLLGKRVDYSARSVIVVGPQLKLHQCGLPKAMALELFKPFVMKRLVDLNHAQNIKSAKRMVERGRTVVYDVLEEVIAEHPVLLNRAPTLHRLGIQAFEPQLVEGKAIQIHPLVCTAFNADFDGDQMAVHLPLSAEAQAEARILMLSSNNILKPADGRPVTMPTQDMVLGLFFLTTDEEEREVIGEGRSFGSTAEAIMAFDARELSLQAKVDIRFPVGTIPPRGWTPPAPEEGEENTWQQGDSFRLNTTLGRALFNELLPEDYPFVDYSVGKKQLSEIVNDLAERYPKVIVAATLDNLKSSGFFWATRSGVTVAISDVVVPEAKKEIVAGYEAQDEKVQKQYERGLITKDERTQELIAIWTKATNEVAEAMNANFPKTNPIFMMVNSGARGNMMQMRQIAGMRGLVSNAKNETIPRPIKASFREGLSVLEYFISTHGARKGLADTALRTADSGYLTRRLVDVSQDVIIREEDCGTERGLKLRIAERGADGVLRKAEDVETSVYARMLAEDVVVDGKVIAPANVDLGDVLIDAVVAAGVEEVKTRSVLTCESAVGTCAFCYGRSLATGKLVDIGEAVGIIAAQSIGEPGTQLTMRTFHTGGVAGDDITQGLPRVVELFEARTPKGVAPISEAAGRVRIEETEKTKKIVVTPDDGSDETAYPISKRAKLKVREGDHVQVGEPLAFGATNPHDVLRILGQRAVQVHLVGEVQKVYNSQGVSIHDKHIEIIIRQMLRRVTIIESGDAELLPGELVERSRFETENRRVVTEGGHPASGRPQLMGITKASLATESWLSAASFQETTRVLTDAAINAKSDSLIGLKENVIIGKLIPAGTGLSRYRNIRVEPTEEAKAAMYSAVGYDDIDYSPFGTGSGQAVPLEDYDYGPYNQ; this is encoded by the coding sequence GTGCTCGACGTCAACTTCTTCGACGAGCTGCGGATCGGCCTGGCCACCGCGGACGACATCCGGACCTGGTCCCACGGCGAGGTCAAGAAGCCGGAGACCATCAACTACCGCACCCTGAAGCCGGAAAAGGACGGGCTCTTCTGCGAGAAGATCTTCGGTCCGACCCGGGACTGGGAGTGCTACTGCGGCAAGTACAAGCGTGTCCGCTTCAAGGGCATCATCTGTGAGCGCTGTGGCGTCGAGGTCACCCGCGCCAAGGTGCGCCGCGAGCGGATGGGCCACATCGAGCTGGCCGCTCCCGTCACCCACATCTGGTACTTCAAGGGCGTCCCGTCGCGCCTGGGATACCTGCTGGACCTGGCGCCGAAGGACCTCGAGAAGGTCATCTACTTCGCCGCCTACATGATCACGTTCGTCGACGACGAGCGCCGCACGCGCGACCTGCCGTCGCTGGAGGCCCACGTCTCCGTCGAGCGCCAGCAGATCGAGAACCGCCGCGACGCCGACCTCGAGGCCCGCGCCAAGAAGCTCGAGACCGACCTGGCCGAGCTGGAGGCCGAGGGCGCCAAGGCCGACGTGCGCCGCAAGGTGCGCGAGGGCGCCGAGCGCGAGATGAAGCAGCTGCGCGACCGCGCCCAGCGCGAGATCGACCGTCTCGACGAGGTGTGGAACCGCTTCAAGAACCTCAAGGTCCAGGACCTGGAGGGCGACGAGCTGCTCTACCGCGAGCTGCGCGACCGCTTCGGCACCTACTTCGACGGCTCGATGGGCGCCGCCGCGCTGCAGAAGCGCCTGGAGTCCTTCGACCTCGACGAGGAGGCCGAGCGCCTCCGCGAGATCATCCGCACCGGCAAGGGCCAGAAGAAGACCCGTGCGCTCAAGCGCCTCAAGGTCGTCTCCGCGTTCCTGCAGACCTCCAACAGCCCCAAGGGCATGGTGCTGGACTGCGTCCCGGTCATCCCGCCGGACCTGCGTCCGATGGTGCAGCTGGACGGTGGCCGCTTCGCGACCTCCGACCTGAACGACCTGTACCGCCGTGTCATCAACCGCAACAACCGCCTGAAGCGGCTTCTCGACCTCGGCGCGCCCGAGATCATCGTGAACAACGAGAAGCGCATGCTCCAGGAGGCGGTCGACGCCCTCTTCGACAACGGCCGCCGCGGCCGCCCGGTCACGGGCCCCGGCAACCGTCCGCTGAAGTCCCTGAGCGACATGCTCAAGGGCAAGCAGGGCCGTTTCCGTCAGAACCTGCTCGGCAAGCGAGTCGACTACTCGGCGCGTTCCGTCATCGTCGTCGGCCCGCAGCTCAAGCTGCACCAGTGCGGTCTGCCCAAGGCCATGGCGCTGGAGCTCTTCAAGCCGTTCGTGATGAAGCGCCTGGTCGACCTGAACCACGCGCAGAACATCAAGTCGGCCAAGCGCATGGTCGAGCGCGGCCGCACCGTGGTGTACGACGTCCTCGAAGAGGTCATCGCCGAGCACCCGGTGCTGCTGAACCGTGCGCCCACGCTGCACCGCCTCGGCATCCAGGCCTTCGAGCCGCAGCTGGTCGAGGGCAAGGCCATCCAGATCCACCCGCTCGTCTGCACCGCGTTCAACGCGGACTTCGACGGTGACCAGATGGCCGTGCACCTGCCGCTCTCCGCGGAGGCGCAGGCCGAGGCCCGCATCCTGATGCTGTCCTCCAACAACATCCTCAAGCCGGCCGACGGCCGTCCGGTCACCATGCCCACCCAGGACATGGTGCTCGGCCTCTTCTTCCTCACCACGGACGAGGAGGAGCGCGAGGTCATCGGCGAGGGCCGGTCCTTCGGCTCCACCGCCGAGGCGATCATGGCCTTCGACGCCCGCGAGCTCTCGCTCCAGGCGAAGGTCGACATCCGCTTCCCGGTGGGCACCATCCCGCCGCGCGGCTGGACCCCGCCGGCGCCCGAGGAGGGCGAGGAGAACACCTGGCAGCAGGGTGACAGCTTCCGGCTGAACACCACGCTGGGCCGTGCGCTCTTCAACGAGCTGCTGCCCGAGGACTACCCGTTCGTCGACTACTCGGTGGGCAAGAAGCAGCTCTCCGAGATCGTCAACGACCTGGCCGAGCGCTACCCCAAGGTCATCGTGGCGGCGACGCTCGACAACCTGAAGTCCTCCGGCTTCTTCTGGGCGACCCGTTCCGGTGTCACCGTGGCCATCTCCGACGTCGTCGTCCCCGAGGCGAAGAAGGAGATCGTCGCGGGCTACGAGGCGCAGGACGAGAAGGTCCAGAAGCAGTACGAGCGCGGTCTGATCACCAAGGACGAGCGCACCCAGGAGCTCATCGCGATCTGGACCAAGGCGACCAACGAGGTCGCCGAGGCGATGAACGCGAACTTCCCGAAGACCAACCCCATCTTCATGATGGTCAACTCGGGTGCTCGTGGAAACATGATGCAGATGCGTCAGATCGCCGGTATGCGCGGTCTGGTGTCGAACGCCAAGAACGAGACCATCCCGCGTCCGATCAAGGCGTCCTTCCGCGAGGGCCTGTCCGTGCTGGAGTACTTCATCTCCACGCACGGTGCCCGTAAGGGTCTGGCGGACACCGCCCTGCGTACCGCCGACTCGGGTTACCTGACCCGTCGTCTGGTGGACGTCTCGCAGGACGTCATCATCCGCGAGGAGGACTGCGGCACCGAACGCGGCCTCAAGCTGCGGATCGCCGAGCGCGGCGCCGACGGCGTGCTGCGCAAGGCGGAGGACGTCGAGACCTCCGTGTACGCGCGGATGCTCGCCGAGGACGTCGTCGTCGACGGCAAGGTCATCGCGCCGGCCAACGTCGACCTCGGTGACGTGCTCATCGACGCCGTGGTCGCCGCGGGCGTCGAGGAGGTCAAGACCCGCTCGGTCCTGACCTGCGAGTCGGCCGTCGGCACCTGTGCCTTCTGCTACGGCCGTTCGCTGGCCACCGGCAAGCTGGTCGACATCGGTGAGGCGGTCGGCATCATCGCCGCCCAGTCCATCGGTGAGCCCGGTACCCAGCTGACGATGCGTACCTTCCACACCGGTGGTGTGGCCGGTGACGACATCACCCAGGGTCTGCCGCGTGTCGTCGAGCTCTTCGAGGCCCGTACCCCGAAGGGTGTCGCCCCGATCTCCGAGGCCGCCGGCCGCGTGCGGATCGAGGAGACCGAGAAGACCAAGAAGATCGTCGTCACCCCGGACGACGGCAGCGACGAGACGGCCTACCCGATCTCGAAGCGCGCCAAGCTCAAGGTCCGCGAGGGCGACCACGTCCAGGTCGGCGAGCCGCTGGCCTTCGGTGCGACCAACCCGCACGACGTGCTGCGCATCCTCGGGCAGCGCGCGGTCCAGGTCCACCTGGTCGGCGAGGTCCAGAAGGTCTACAACTCGCAGGGTGTGTCGATCCACGACAAGCACATCGAGATCATCATCCGGCAGATGCTGCGCCGGGTGACGATCATCGAGTCCGGCGACGCGGAGCTGCTGCCGGGCGAGCTGGTCGAGCGTTCGCGCTTCGAGACCGAGAACCGTCGTGTGGTCACCGAGGGCGGTCACCCCGCCTCCGGCCGTCCGCAGCTGATGGGTATCACCAAGGCCTCGCTGGCGACCGAGTCGTGGCTGTCCGCGGCGTCCTTCCAGGAGACGACCAGGGTCCTGACCGACGCGGCGATCAACGCCAAGTCGGACTCCCTGATCGGCCTCAAGGAGAACGTCATCATCGGTAAGCTCATCCCGGCCGGTACGGGCCTGTCCCGCTACCGCAACATCCGGGTCGAGCCGACCGAGGAGGCCAAGGCCGCGATGTACTCGGCCGTCGGCTACGACGACATCGACTACTCGCCGTTCGGCACCGGCTCCGGCCAGGCCGTCCCGCTGGAGGACTACGACTACGGTCCGTACAACCAGTAA
- a CDS encoding winged helix DNA-binding domain-containing protein produces the protein MTVLSARALNRAALARQLLLDRSRMTALEAVRHLCGVQAQEPQEPFTGLWSRLHGFAPADLSGLLTGRQAVRVHLMRRTMHLVDAGDALAWRARHDAMLRQRVLATYRRELDGVDPEELAAAGRAVMADGEPRTMGELARAVVGRWPDAGTRPLGELLVAGLLPTVQVPPRGLWRTTGGARYLPLGAWLGREPDPPAPDGGDPVGEALVRRYLAAYGPAATADVRAWSGLAGLPGAVTALRPELVTFRDEAGRVLLDLPDAPRPDPDTPAPVRFLPAFDNAILGYQDRSRIIDDEHRLLSVAGERVVLVDGRVAATWTTDVGTVAVSPLGRLSRADRRAVTEEGAALASFLSDGADDGVRIAADR, from the coding sequence ATGACCGTGCTCTCGGCCCGGGCGCTCAACCGCGCCGCGCTCGCCCGCCAGCTGCTGCTCGACCGCTCCCGGATGACCGCCCTGGAAGCCGTCCGGCACCTGTGCGGCGTCCAGGCGCAGGAGCCGCAGGAGCCGTTCACCGGGCTCTGGTCCCGGCTCCACGGCTTCGCGCCCGCCGACCTCTCCGGACTGCTGACCGGCCGGCAGGCGGTACGCGTCCACCTGATGCGCCGCACCATGCACCTGGTCGACGCCGGCGACGCGCTCGCCTGGCGCGCCCGCCACGACGCGATGCTCCGCCAGCGGGTGCTCGCCACGTACCGCCGGGAGCTCGACGGGGTCGACCCGGAAGAACTGGCCGCCGCCGGACGGGCGGTGATGGCCGACGGCGAGCCCCGCACGATGGGCGAGCTCGCGCGGGCCGTCGTCGGCCGCTGGCCCGACGCGGGGACGCGCCCCCTGGGCGAACTGCTGGTCGCCGGACTGCTCCCCACCGTCCAGGTGCCCCCGCGCGGACTGTGGCGCACCACCGGCGGCGCGCGCTACCTCCCGCTCGGCGCCTGGCTCGGCCGCGAGCCCGACCCGCCCGCGCCCGACGGCGGCGACCCCGTCGGCGAGGCGCTCGTACGGCGCTATCTGGCGGCGTACGGTCCGGCCGCCACGGCCGACGTCCGCGCCTGGTCGGGGCTGGCGGGGCTCCCCGGCGCGGTCACCGCCCTCCGGCCGGAGCTGGTCACGTTCCGGGACGAGGCCGGACGGGTACTGCTCGACCTGCCCGACGCGCCCCGCCCGGACCCGGACACCCCTGCCCCTGTGCGCTTCCTCCCGGCGTTCGACAACGCGATCCTCGGATACCAGGACCGGAGCCGGATCATCGACGACGAGCACCGCCTGCTCTCGGTCGCCGGGGAGCGGGTCGTGCTGGTCGACGGCCGGGTCGCCGCGACGTGGACCACCGACGTCGGCACGGTGGCCGTCTCCCCGCTCGGCCGTCTCTCCCGCGCCGACCGCCGCGCCGTGACGGAGGAGGGCGCGGCGCTCGCGTCGTTCCTCTCCGACGGCGCCGACGACGGCGTACGCATCGCCGCCGACCGCTGA
- a CDS encoding S1 family peptidase yields MRITRIVTALAAALLSALAVVPTASTAAAAPAGPQPIIGGGYAQSGPWAARLFSNGRETCSATIIAPTWILTARHCVTGGGLSFRIGSLDQHSGGTVANGAQTYTHSSDLALVRLDRSVSATYATLGQPGTVRVGQSVQVYGWGATSQCGSEANCQSRYLKVANVTVSSGCTDAYGGSAICARRGNGITAGGDSGGPMMLNGVQVGVASTSDRQTTTAYTNVTAYRSWIQSVAGV; encoded by the coding sequence TTGCGCATAACCAGGATCGTGACCGCTCTCGCGGCCGCCCTTCTCTCCGCCCTCGCGGTCGTCCCCACCGCGAGCACCGCCGCCGCCGCGCCCGCGGGCCCCCAGCCGATCATCGGCGGCGGCTACGCGCAGAGCGGCCCCTGGGCCGCCCGCCTGTTCTCGAACGGCCGGGAGACCTGTTCGGCGACGATCATCGCCCCCACCTGGATCCTGACCGCCAGGCACTGCGTCACCGGCGGCGGGCTCTCCTTCCGCATCGGCAGCCTGGACCAGCACAGCGGCGGCACCGTCGCCAACGGCGCCCAGACCTACACCCACTCCTCGGACCTCGCCCTGGTGCGCCTGGACCGTTCGGTCAGCGCCACCTACGCCACCCTCGGCCAGCCCGGCACCGTCCGCGTCGGCCAGAGCGTCCAGGTCTACGGCTGGGGCGCCACCTCGCAGTGCGGCTCCGAGGCCAACTGCCAGTCGCGCTACCTCAAGGTGGCGAACGTGACCGTCTCCAGCGGCTGCACCGACGCGTACGGCGGCTCGGCGATCTGCGCCCGCCGCGGCAACGGCATCACGGCCGGCGGCGACTCCGGCGGCCCGATGATGCTGAACGGCGTCCAGGTCGGCGTCGCCTCCACCAGCGACCGCCAGACCACCACGGCGTACACCAACGTCACCGCCTACCGGTCCTGGATCCAGTCGGTCGCCGGCGTCTGA
- the rpsL gene encoding 30S ribosomal protein S12, with amino-acid sequence MPTIQQLVRKGRQDKVEKNKTPALEGSPQRRGVCTRVFTTTPKKPNSALRKVARVRLTSGIEVTAYIPGEGHNLQEHSIVLVRGGRVKDLPGVRYKIIRGSLDTQGVKNRKQARSRYGAKKEK; translated from the coding sequence GTGCCTACGATCCAGCAGCTGGTCCGCAAGGGCCGGCAGGACAAGGTCGAGAAGAACAAGACGCCCGCACTCGAGGGTTCCCCTCAGCGCCGCGGCGTCTGCACGCGTGTGTTCACGACCACCCCGAAGAAGCCGAACTCGGCCCTCCGTAAGGTCGCGCGTGTGCGTCTGACCTCCGGTATCGAGGTCACGGCCTACATCCCGGGTGAGGGACACAACCTGCAGGAGCACTCCATCGTGCTCGTGCGTGGTGGCCGTGTGAAGGACCTGCCGGGTGTTCGCTACAAGATCATCCGCGGTTCGCTCGACACCCAGGGTGTCAAGAACCGCAAGCAGGCCCGCAGCCGCTACGGCGCCAAGAAGGAGAAGTAA